In one Buteo buteo chromosome 10, bButBut1.hap1.1, whole genome shotgun sequence genomic region, the following are encoded:
- the DYNLT4 gene encoding dynein light chain Tctex-type 4 — translation MAEQLSPEMALPAQVTAADNTEAPLLRATRRGSQPPAPARSTEEGKPPPPLLSRRSSVLSTLPAPLASRRSSLGAAPGGRRPSIGPWMLHSRVSFSGLPLFQPILKTRLENTYRMGPDEGCKFNAGRVQRVLEGALASALGTTVYSPQGSALLAQSLAELLQNQVKEVVPPRYKLVCHVLLGQQGQQSLLVASRALWDPESDSFASATFSNASLFAVVTVHGVYFE, via the coding sequence ATGGCTGAGCAGCTGTCCCCAGAGATGGCCCTGCCAGCCCAGGTGACAGCTGCAGACAACACTGAAGCCCCTCTGCTCCGGGCCACCCGCCGTGgctcccagcccccagccccagcccggagcACCGAGGAAggcaaaccaccaccacccctgctCTCCCGCCGCAGCTCCGTCCTCAGCACCCTCCCGGCACCCCTGGCCAGCCGCCGCAGCTCActcggggcagccccggggggcaGACGCCCCTCCATCGGCCCCTGGATGCTCCACAGCCGCGTGAGCTTCTCCGGGCTCCCCCTTTTCCAGCCCATCCTCAAGACCCGCCTTGAAAACACTTACAGGATGGGCCCGGACGAAGGCTGCAAGTTCAACGCGGGGCGGGTGCAGCGGGTGCTGGAGGGGGCCCTGGCCAGTGCCCTGGGGACCACGGTTTACAGCCCCCAGGGCAGTGCCCTGCTAGCCCAGagcctggctgagctgctgcagaacCAGGTGAAGGAAGTGGTGCCACCCCGCTACAAGCTGGTCTGCCACGTGCTGCTGGGCCAGCAGGGCCAGCAGAGCCTGCTGGTGGCCAGCCGGGCACTGTGGGACCCCGAGAGCGACAGCTTTGCCTCTGCCACCTTCTCCAATGCCTCCCTCTTCGCTGTGGTCACAGTGCATGGGGTCTACTTTGAGTAA